A stretch of DNA from Enoplosus armatus isolate fEnoArm2 chromosome 15, fEnoArm2.hap1, whole genome shotgun sequence:
TGCCTCTCACTTCACTCATTGTTTCTCAACATTCAGGCGGTGCTTTTGACAAGCAAGTTGCTACTAAGTATGAGTGCTTGGGTTTCTGCTAGAttgtttaattttcatttttaccaGCTCGTAGTTATCTACACGTTCAGACATGGCTAACACTTAACCTAACGTGAGCCACTTTGTCTCATCAATTTAGGGAAAATCGCACTCATCTCATTAATTTCACTTTAACTTTCCCCCATACGCATCGCCGTTTCTAGCTCTTCCTTGCAACCTATATTTAACAAATGACCGTTTGGTTGCATTATTCCGTACATGTAATCTATATTCCTGCCCCTTGTCTTGTAAATGAAGAACAAGCAACGTTACACAATGTGTGAACATTTCTACACTTATATATGAATGTCCTTGCACCTACCTCCATCATGTACATGAGCTAAATCTTTAGTATTAGTAGCAGTATCATAGTGGCTTTGCACCACTGTTTTACAATTAGGGCTGTGAGTaaagattattttattgataAATATCCGAAAATAGTAATAGTTTTGTCTGACCGACAGTCAACCAcacagatattcaatttataattatataaaacaggaaaatacttattatttaATACTGCACATTGAAGAAGCTGTTACCAGCATTTTTTTCTTGACAACTAAATGATTAACCCTAGTAGAATCTGTAGATAGTAACTTACAATTACTTGACAAATGTGTCCATTATCATCAGACCTTGCTAATCTATGTCAAACACTGAATCTGCCTCCCACTAATGTCCAGGGCAGTGTCACCTCACtttgtttgtgattttgaaaTTAAGCTCAAATTAAGTGATGCCGCTCTGAGAATAGAAGTCAACATCGGTGCTGTGGATCCTCTGTCATCTCCGGACGCTCACGTCTACATCTCTTTGCAGGAGCATATCACCAAATTACAGGTAAAGTGGCTACACACTATAGATTGCtaatttctacattttcacATTGGTTAAATTGCATGATTTTATATTGTTAAGGCTAAAGGTTCTGTTTTTGATGACCAATACATTATTATTTGAGACATACCTATTTTGTAATATAACATACCCTTTTTCCTTGTTAGTAAAGgtctttaatttaaaaaatcttatTTGTTCTTTGATGCAATATTCTTTGTGCCCCAACTGTTTATATAGGCTGTTTCAGAAAGTTTAAAGACACTGGCAGATGCTGATGGTGATGCATCATCTCCAAAAGACAACCCGTCAGATGATGCTGTCACCTCATCGTCACTCACAGAGCAGACGACTGCACTGTCTGAGCACCATCCTCTCAgctcagaggcagcagagagcaaGACGGCGGCTGATGACGTCATGGTCCAGATCAGAGCCAGGAAATCAGAGGTTGGTCTCAGTCAGCAGATCTGTCAGCTGTTCTGGCAGTGACATTTTTAGAGCCCTCTTTACTCTCCATCAAGCAAATGAATAATCATAAGTAATTGCACCCAATGATGTGCACATGACGTGCCGCAGTGAAGCAAATGCTTGATGGAGATCTGATCAGCCTAGTTCAGCAGAGAATAAGGGGTTCTTTAGTGCTGTGGTCGGGTAGAACAGACCACATTGCTGGAGGGCTTTGAGAGAGGGCCAGGTCCTTGATGGATTATGAAGTGGATGCTCATTACTCTGAGATTGCATGTGGATGAAGGACAAGAGGCCCCATTCTgttgtgcatttattttggtAGCCAAGCAAACAGTATTCATATTCCATCACGTGATGATGGCAAGAAATTAAATTTTTTGGCTACCTGAAATAATCTCCTCCTACATTTCTCATTCCATGTAATGTAAATTGCTGCACCCTGCTTGTCCCAGATCATTACATAGGCAAAAAAACCTCATTGCATTCTTGACACCCATCAGTAGCTCATCAATCCATCGTATCTCATTATCTGTGTTGTCTCTCCTTTGTGACCTTAGATTGAGCGAAGAATATCTGCATTTATGGAACGCAAGCAGATGGAgatcaatgaaaacaatgtaCGCGAGTTTTGCAACGTGATCGACTGCAATCAGGGTGAGAATGGGAGAGAGGTTGGGGGCAGGGTGGAGAGGGAGCCTGCACACAGATTGCCAATGTTTGGGAGAGAGCTGATTTCCACAGGCGAGAGGTCAGGCTGAACTGCTCCAAGAGTGGGGCTGAAGTAGCTAACACATTCGGCCTCAAAACACAACCAGCTTAGTCCAGAAAAACATGAGACAGAGggcctttttttaattcaaagcCTGTGTGAGACACCAGTTACAGAATCAGGACACACTAATGGTAATAGTTGTAATTTAAGTGagatatacttttttttttccctagtCACTTTGACATCACattctaaatacatttttaaatcaaaatttcTCCTCTGTAGAAAACAGCTGTGCCAGAACAGATGCAGTTTTCACTCCTTATCCAGGTTTTAAAAGCCACGTGAAaggtaagaaaataaatatttgccacaaatgtcaatgtgaCATTTCATAACAGCTTTATTTCACAAACTGTAgccatcattttttaaattacacacaTCATGTTTAGGTCTGTAGTCCTTATAAATCTTGTTAGAAATGACTTAACAAGTAACATTACTTTAATGAATACAATTCACTTCAAATGTAACTCTACAGTACATTATATCATCATaagaaaaatcagttttttGCTCAGCTTGATCCCagaaatcataaaacaaaagtgCTGAACAATTTAAAGCACCAACAGATTTATTGCTTTGAATTAATATAAACTACCTAACAAATGTCAAGTGTTTTGTAGGACACCTCTACGATCTGCATGCTTTGTACATGGTGCAAGACTGTTAAACCACATTTGTTAACTACTCTCTGGTTAATAATGCATTATGGCtcctgtttatgtgttttgttgcttgACTGGCCAGTTACGCGGGTGGTAAACACTTACGGACCCCAGACCCGTGGTGGGGGAGGCCAAGGAGAGGGTggggagcagcagagggggCCGATGGCAAGAGACTGTGGAAATGCAGCCACAGAAGAACGACTTCACAACATCGAGACTCACCTGAAACTCTCAACAGGTCAGagaacaacaaagacacacaagttttactaataatacaataaatgtgTCTCACTGATGTTTTACGTGTCTGAAAGGGTTACATGTCATGACAGATACTTTTTAACTTACTCTTTAACAGGTGTTCATTTTCAACTAAACATTAgctttaacattaacattattagcttctttttttttccagaaaaagtCCCACGCTTTAAATTTTAGCAATTTACCATTACAATGCATGAAATGTGATTATGAAGGCATTGCAGTCTGTGTACGAAGTATAATTCATCTGAGATAGTTCAgttttgatgaataaaaaaagaagtcagTGTTAAAGAAATAAGCCAGTTGATTAGTTTTTACCTGATATAAACAGTGTGACATTatccatttattattattgttattatggcCCTGCTTCTCTTTAACACAGGCCTTACTCACAATCTTCACCCTACATTTGTTGAATTTGTCATGTAACATCATCAGTATTCAGGCTGTTCAACAAGTGTTTTATTCCTTAGCGGGTCCAGTTCCACTGAGTGTCTACCAGAGACTAAAGAGGCTGGAGGATCGTATCCTGGAGTTGGAGGGACTCTCACCCGAGTACTTTCAGTCCACGGTGAGTCTTGTGGCTTTGAAATAGATACATGAAAGGCACTTAATAATTATTAGTCAGTTTTCAGTCAGGGTTCATACACAGGTCTTTCAGTAATGGATGTAATGTTTTTGTAGTAGTGTgctattttaaaatgtgctgtttaACTTAATTTGCATAGATATTTATAATCAAGTTACTAAAAGTCATGGGTATACTCTTCCTTTGTTGCAGACATTTGAACTGTAGAGCTCTTATGATTTTGGCAGCACAGACTTTTGACAGTTTATggactttttacttttaaacgTTAGCAcacatgctgttgtttgttaCAAAGGGTGAGGGTTTACTTTCAGTTGTGTATAAAGGTTGGTCACATAAAACCACTTCACAGTGCAGTGACTAAATACTTTCAGACTTTTGAAATTTTGAGTTGTATATTCCAGTCAGTTACAGTTATAGTGATTTAACATAAATTATCTTTAACATATTGTGTATTGCAGAACTGACTGCACTGTCATACACCTGTTATCAGGAGCAACATATAATGATAGTATCGTGTTACCAATTACTGTATGATTCCCACACCctcttattattataattttagtCAGTTCTCTAGTGTGAACTTAATGTGCCCTGCCGGGTTTTCTTgttaacaaacaaaagttatttttcacatttagtGTTAGGCGCTTAAGCaacttttttttgcatctttgaGGTAAAACAAACCCGTCGAAATCGTTTGATTTTAATTCTGCATAAAATTagccaatttttttttgtttgaatattttgaaaccCGGATTGTTTCCATtcatgtttacttgctagcatttttcttcttccctgcttTTGCTGGGGAATTGCTGTATTTATTGGTTCTTTGTTATCGCCACCTGTAgttcagtggaatagtgtgaaatcATTTGCAGTATGTTGTGTCACCTATGTGCTTGTGCGCGTGCACGGAAACCAACAACACCAGGACCcgctcataaaaacattgctccacagcGATACTTCTCTTTTAGCTTGTGAAGGTGTAGACAACCATGTGCCACCCCCTGATACACATTTTACCTGACAGGGTGGAGGTTCACCAAAAGAAACTCAGACAAAGTTGAATAACCATGAGACATAAAGTAATGACAGTAAAACATggattatgaaaatgaaaaatattttttcacttgtttttggtGCAGTTCACCTAGTGGCTCTCTGGTTTGGTCCAAGTTTGTAGAAGTTCATCCTCTAGTTTGGATACTTTGATTGAAAGAACACCATTCTTGCACTCAAGAATTCAACAGTATTTGAATTCAGCGACTCATACTGTATTGGCGGGAAGCTCTTAAAGGGTATTGTCCATTTCATACGCTCTCCGTCAGTTGGTGCATTTAATATGTACAATGCTTAAATTGGCATGTAGAATATTGGTTTGCAGTTGGCAAAgctatttcaaaatgaaatcgACTTACTGAGAGGAGTTTGTGGGTGATGCTTATGGAGTTTCCCCTGAAATGCCCCGATACTTCAACACGTTTCCCTCCTCAAGTTACACTGAAGTTGATTTGAGTCAAAAATGCAACGCGTTCGGTTAGATTTACTTCTAACTTTTAGGTCACTGCAGACAGCTCGCTCGAGAAATGACTACTTTTCACTACACCATGCATTGTAGAGAAGCGCAGACTCAAAAGATGGCAGTTTATTGGACTTCATATTCAACCCGACAGACTTCAGCAGAGTTGCACAGACTCTAATTTCCCATCTTGAAGGAGTCTGTCCAGTGTATGCTTAGTTATCTGAGTAAGTGTGCTTAAGATGCTGCATGTCTCTTCACACTGGTATTTCTCAGCACAGCATGCTGCTTCTGTGAGTATGCTGCTCTCCATCTGCTTTTGACtcactgcatgtttgtgtgagcagAGCAAGAGATGTCGAGTGTCTTTGAATGAACTGATGGGGTCTTTTATATTCGGAgtaccacttttttttttttttttttttttttggcaatttCTGAAAATACTGTAGTTTGGTGTTTTGCTGAAGAGCTGTACACAGTTGGCCCACGGATTCAGGaacaacattttaacactgaACAGTAAAGGAGGCACCTCAACAAATTATGCAGCAGCTTAGAAATAAGCAATTCCACAAGGTTTTATAGTTAAGAGTCGAAGATGTGGagcaaaaacacttttcacTGAGCAGTGTTACACAAATGTCATGTAGCTGTGACGTCTCCTGTTCTAGTTTTATCTCTTTTTCCATGTTTACTGTCTCTAACTATTGTCAAAACATCcaataaaggaaaaataatataaaaatttgccttaaaattaaatgaatatatactgtattttctctAAATCTTCAGCAAATGTCCGCTGTTCTTTGTAAAAGTTCACCTCTTCGTATTTCATTAAATTCATAGTAGGAAACCAAAAAGGATTTGGTTTTGCAAAACGTTTTTCCATCGCATTGTGTCTGCGTCTCTCAGTTAAATTCTGTTTCAGTCCTTGAGACGAAGTAAGAGGTGGAACAGATGAGTACCTCAGTATGCTTCTCAAAGCTCGACCCCGACTAGAAATTGTGCTAATTAAAAAGGTATaatgtgtacttttatttttgtagagTCACCTGCACAAGCGACCAAAGACATCCCCTGCTCAGGTTGGTAggttttgtgtttcctttcacTGAGCTTTGTAAGTGGAGGTTGATCAATTGATCAgttttttcttactttgtcCTTCAGGCCTGCAGTCTGACGGAGCTGGATGAGAAGATCAGTGCAGTGAAAGCGGCTCTACTGAAGAGGGTGAATGAATTCGGGCCTGGATATGGAACAGAGTGTCCGCTGTAACATACCCACAAACCAACACTATGTCTATTAATGCATTCAACAAGCCTCATTGGTTTCTTTTTGTATTCCTTGCCTCTTCATTAGCACCAATCTCACAATAtctgattaaaaacaaacatttcttatGAGCTTTTGTTTAAAAACTGTATTCCTCTAAATAGTTTTGTAGTCAACTAAGACTTTATTGCTCTGTAAATAAAggtatttttttcatcatgaaAACTTGGACTCGTAATTTTATCATGAGCTTAACATGTAAACTTTTCACTGTAATGTGCAATCTGAATCCAATCAGTCGTTCCTTTAATGGTAGAAAATAGgtctgcaactaatgattattttccttttcaattaATATACCAATTTCTTACTCGATTAatcttttggtctataaaatgtcagcaaatggTGGAAAGTTCCCAAAGCCCTTAAGATATAAAATTTACTATCATATcatgaaatgtttacatttgaaaagctgtaatcagttatttttttcttaaattataACTTAAAGCATTAAAGAATCATCAATTTGTTGCTgataaagaagagaaaacagaaaatgaatgacattaaATGAATTTATCATGATTTGATAACGTTTTCATCTTTAATGTCTAATGttgagaatatgtgtgtgtgtgtgttcatgtctgtgatGCACACGGTGTGTAATGATTTATCTGCCTGACTGCTGTGTGACGATGATCACCCCTAATGGTTGTCATTATAACAAATGACCTGATTACTGCAACCCTGTTTGGAAAACATATCAGAGACCCAACAAACCAGCATCAAATGGGACGCTGCTGTGTTTGACACTGTGACATGTTGAGAAAAGGCTTTCGCGCAGAGCTTTAACTGAGCGATCGGCTGGGGTAATAATtcagatgggttttttttctgttatgaGTTAATCCAGGCTCTGTTCTTCAAATATGACATGATTTGAAACAagtctggattttttttgttttttcgaAACCGGTTTAAAAT
This window harbors:
- the mbip gene encoding MAP3K12-binding inhibitory protein 1 isoform X2, whose amino-acid sequence is MKLSGSHAPPNESSEMSSYRDCICVILKLLADFGKELKLSDAALRIEVNIGAVDPLSSPDAHVYISLQEHITKLQAVSESLKTLADADGDASSPKDNPSDDAVTSSSLTEQTTALSEHHPLSSEAAESKTAADDVMVQIRARKSEIERRISAFMERKQMEINENNVREFCNVIDCNQENSCARTDAVFTPYPGFKSHVKVTRVVNTYGPQTRGGGGQGEGGEQQRGPMARDCGNAATEERLHNIETHLKLSTAGPVPLSVYQRLKRLEDRILELEGLSPEYFQSTACSLTELDEKISAVKAALLKRVNEFGPGYGTECPL
- the mbip gene encoding MAP3K12-binding inhibitory protein 1 isoform X1; translated protein: MAETMKLSGSHAPPNESSEMSSYRDCICVILKLLADFGKELKLSDAALRIEVNIGAVDPLSSPDAHVYISLQEHITKLQAVSESLKTLADADGDASSPKDNPSDDAVTSSSLTEQTTALSEHHPLSSEAAESKTAADDVMVQIRARKSEIERRISAFMERKQMEINENNVREFCNVIDCNQENSCARTDAVFTPYPGFKSHVKVTRVVNTYGPQTRGGGGQGEGGEQQRGPMARDCGNAATEERLHNIETHLKLSTAGPVPLSVYQRLKRLEDRILELEGLSPEYFQSTSHLHKRPKTSPAQACSLTELDEKISAVKAALLKRVNEFGPGYGTECPL